In one Roseomonas haemaphysalidis genomic region, the following are encoded:
- a CDS encoding Bug family tripartite tricarboxylate transporter substrate binding protein has protein sequence MTFEIGRRGLLGGALAAPLVLPAVARAQAAWPARSVRIVVPFTPGGSNDAVARPLADHLQRRLGQPFVVENRPGAGSTLGTAEVARAAPDGYTLLVTSSTFSTSAATQTTPYDPVADLEGVALAATAPLLVLATKSFPANTLAEAITYIRANPGKVDYGSAGPGSINQLSAELFAQQAGGLQLVHIPYRGMGPATTDLVAGTIQLLFTTVPSAAGLVRDASVKILGWTSEARPATGPQAPTPKESGIDYNAEIWWGLLARRGTPRDIVEKLNAAANEALGEGRLAQYLRSEGAEPSPRTPAEFDSFLKQDIARWKQVATTAKIRID, from the coding sequence ATGACTTTCGAGATTGGCAGGCGTGGCCTGCTGGGCGGTGCGCTGGCCGCGCCGCTGGTGCTGCCCGCCGTGGCGCGGGCGCAGGCCGCCTGGCCGGCGCGCAGCGTGCGCATCGTGGTTCCCTTCACGCCGGGCGGCTCCAACGACGCCGTGGCGCGGCCGCTGGCCGACCACCTGCAGCGCCGGCTGGGCCAGCCCTTCGTGGTGGAAAACCGCCCCGGTGCCGGCAGCACCCTCGGCACCGCCGAGGTCGCCCGCGCGGCGCCGGATGGCTACACGCTGCTGGTCACCTCCTCCACGTTTTCCACCAGCGCCGCCACGCAGACCACGCCCTACGACCCGGTGGCCGACCTGGAAGGAGTTGCCCTGGCGGCCACCGCGCCGCTACTGGTGCTGGCCACCAAGTCCTTTCCTGCCAACACGCTGGCCGAGGCCATCACCTACATCCGCGCCAATCCCGGCAAGGTGGACTACGGCTCCGCCGGTCCGGGCAGCATCAACCAGTTGTCGGCGGAGCTCTTCGCGCAGCAGGCGGGCGGGCTGCAACTGGTGCACATCCCCTATCGCGGCATGGGGCCCGCGACCACTGACCTCGTGGCTGGCACCATCCAGTTGCTTTTCACCACCGTGCCCTCCGCCGCCGGGCTGGTGCGCGATGCGAGCGTCAAGATCCTGGGCTGGACCTCCGAAGCGCGCCCCGCGACCGGCCCGCAGGCGCCGACGCCGAAGGAAAGCGGCATCGACTACAATGCCGAGATCTGGTGGGGCCTGCTGGCACGGCGTGGCACCCCGCGCGATATCGTGGAGAAGCTGAACGCCGCGGCGAACGAGGCGCTGGGCGAGGGCCGTCTGGCGCAGTATCTGCGCAGCGAGGGCGCCGAGCCATCCCCCCGCACCCCGGCGGAGTTCGATAGCTTCCTGAAGCAGGACATCGCGCGGTGGAAGCAAGTGGCCACCACCGCCAAGATCCGGATCGACTGA
- a CDS encoding HpcH/HpaI aldolase/citrate lyase family protein translates to MRSKLFLPGTRPELFAKGAASAADALSYDLEDSVAPERKAEARSHVAAALRTGLPGKLAIVRINAHGTPHFAEDVAALVGPGLDAINLPMVESPAMLREAIAEIARAEAAAGAAPSAILVNIETPRGLRLAAEIACADPRVAGLQIGYGDLFEPFGIARDDEVALHQVRLQVRLAAAEARVPAFDGALAAIASPERCQAEAEASRRLGFAGKSCIHPSQIAVVNAAFQPSPQEIARAARVVAAATAAEAAGVGAYTVDGQMVDAPFAASARAVLALAERLGLAPAA, encoded by the coding sequence ATGCGCAGCAAGCTGTTCCTGCCGGGCACGCGGCCCGAGCTCTTCGCCAAGGGTGCCGCATCGGCGGCCGATGCTCTGAGCTACGACCTCGAGGACTCCGTGGCGCCGGAGCGCAAGGCCGAGGCCCGGTCGCATGTTGCCGCTGCCCTCCGTACCGGCTTGCCCGGCAAGCTTGCCATCGTGCGCATCAACGCGCACGGCACGCCGCACTTCGCCGAGGACGTGGCGGCCCTGGTGGGTCCAGGCCTCGATGCCATCAACCTTCCGATGGTCGAGTCTCCCGCCATGCTCCGCGAGGCCATCGCCGAGATCGCGCGCGCGGAGGCCGCCGCCGGCGCGGCGCCCTCAGCCATTCTGGTCAATATCGAGACGCCACGCGGCCTACGGCTCGCGGCCGAGATCGCCTGCGCCGACCCGCGCGTGGCGGGGCTGCAGATTGGCTACGGAGACCTGTTCGAGCCTTTCGGCATCGCGCGCGATGACGAGGTGGCCTTGCACCAAGTGCGGCTGCAGGTCCGGCTGGCGGCGGCCGAGGCACGCGTTCCGGCCTTTGACGGCGCGCTGGCCGCGATCGCCTCGCCCGAGCGCTGCCAGGCAGAGGCGGAAGCCTCCCGTCGCCTGGGCTTCGCCGGCAAGTCCTGCATCCATCCCAGCCAGATCGCGGTGGTCAACGCCGCCTTCCAACCCTCGCCGCAGGAGATCGCCCGCGCCGCGCGGGTCGTCGCGGCCGCGACGGCGGCGGAAGCGGCAGGCGTGGGTGCCTACACGGTGGACGGGCAGATGGTGGATGCCCCTTTCGCCGCCAGCGCCCGGGCGGTGCTGGCGCTGGCCGAGCGGCTTGGCCTCGCGCCCGCCGCCTGA
- a CDS encoding HWE histidine kinase domain-containing protein, which yields MDQQRHTTAQDRIKQLERENSELRKSLNQAEDLVRVKDHALIALNLSGKILRWNAGASALLGYADDELLGRSGDILFLPEDRDRGLFLEELRWAIEEGYAQNERWQIKRDGSRFWASGSTTPMLDGDGRPRGFLSVFRDSTAVRTEAEHRELLLAEMGHRVKNAFSTMQAVVLHTLRRGGVSTETQVILDARLNALALSHELLTRNQWHGAALTEVVERALLPYGDGERGNLKGPLVWLPARAAEMLGLAFHELATNAAKYGALSVADGQVDVSWNLNIAGSGTRLLHLVWRERGGPPATSPTHQGFGLRLLEQGIVQDLDGTLKLAFHPEGLECHLCLPVAPAEQTLETGNIYR from the coding sequence TTGGATCAGCAGCGGCACACTACCGCTCAGGATCGCATCAAGCAGCTGGAACGTGAGAACAGCGAACTTCGGAAGTCACTTAATCAGGCGGAGGATCTGGTCAGGGTAAAGGACCACGCGCTGATTGCGCTGAATTTAAGTGGAAAGATCCTGCGTTGGAACGCAGGTGCATCTGCTCTCCTGGGCTATGCCGATGATGAGTTGTTGGGTCGGTCCGGCGATATCCTGTTCCTACCCGAGGACAGAGATCGTGGCCTATTCCTAGAGGAACTGCGATGGGCTATCGAGGAAGGCTACGCGCAGAACGAACGATGGCAGATCAAACGGGATGGCAGTCGATTCTGGGCCAGTGGCTCGACGACACCAATGCTGGACGGCGATGGCCGGCCACGAGGCTTTCTGAGCGTTTTCCGCGATAGTACGGCAGTGCGCACGGAAGCCGAGCATCGTGAACTGTTGCTCGCCGAGATGGGCCATCGCGTGAAGAATGCCTTCTCCACCATGCAGGCGGTCGTGCTGCATACCTTGCGTCGAGGGGGTGTTTCTACGGAGACGCAGGTGATCCTGGACGCCCGGCTCAATGCTCTGGCGCTGTCGCATGAATTGCTGACCCGCAACCAATGGCATGGCGCTGCTCTGACCGAGGTCGTGGAGCGGGCGTTGCTGCCGTATGGTGACGGCGAGCGTGGCAACCTGAAAGGTCCGCTGGTTTGGCTGCCTGCCCGGGCTGCGGAGATGTTGGGCCTCGCCTTTCATGAGCTTGCTACCAACGCGGCCAAGTACGGCGCGTTGTCTGTTGCGGATGGCCAAGTCGATGTGTCCTGGAACCTCAACATCGCCGGCAGTGGGACCCGGCTTCTGCACCTCGTATGGAGGGAGCGCGGCGGACCGCCGGCGACGTCACCAACACATCAGGGCTTTGGATTGCGATTGTTGGAGCAGGGCATCGTGCAGGACCTGGATGGCACCCTGAAGCTGGCTTTCCATCCGGAAGGTCTGGAATGCCACCTCTGCCTACCCGTCGCACCAGCGGAGCAGACCCTCGAGACAGGCAACATCTACCGTTAA
- a CDS encoding LysR family transcriptional regulator produces MHLPMDDVQAFVLVAELGSFTRAAQRLAITQTGLTRRIQRLEGFVGLALLDRTTRRTTLTTAGREFLPLAQRVVEDLTRGLERLRTTARLSAGDVTLATMPAVAYQRLPPVLSAYARQFPGNRVMLLERSGVLVTEAVRHGAAEFGIHITQEPREDLQEDLLSTDPLVLVCHPTHALANRAAITWAELRDWDLITLGGSSGNRAPVEAQLTRAGLPIRGRFVVENTPSALALAATGAAVAILPSAIGRGMLPGGLVEVPLQAPVLHRQLSLVRRRGEALTPAAAALYDMLLKTTLAAGM; encoded by the coding sequence ATGCACTTGCCGATGGATGACGTGCAGGCCTTCGTCTTGGTCGCCGAGCTGGGCAGCTTCACGCGTGCTGCCCAGCGGCTGGCGATCACCCAAACAGGGCTGACGCGGCGCATCCAACGGCTCGAAGGCTTTGTCGGTCTGGCGTTGCTGGACCGCACCACCCGCCGCACGACCCTGACCACCGCGGGGCGGGAGTTCCTGCCCCTGGCCCAGCGCGTGGTGGAGGACCTGACGCGCGGGCTTGAGCGGTTGCGGACCACGGCCCGCCTCAGTGCCGGCGATGTGACTCTGGCGACCATGCCGGCCGTTGCCTACCAGCGCCTGCCGCCCGTGCTGTCTGCTTATGCACGCCAGTTCCCCGGCAACCGGGTGATGCTGCTGGAACGCTCAGGCGTGCTGGTGACCGAGGCAGTGCGCCACGGCGCCGCCGAATTCGGCATCCACATCACGCAGGAGCCGCGGGAAGACCTGCAGGAGGATTTGCTGTCCACCGACCCGCTGGTGTTGGTTTGCCACCCCACACATGCATTGGCCAACCGCGCGGCCATTACATGGGCGGAGTTGCGGGACTGGGACCTGATCACCCTGGGCGGCAGCAGCGGCAACCGCGCGCCGGTGGAGGCGCAGCTGACACGCGCCGGGCTGCCGATCCGCGGCCGCTTCGTGGTAGAAAACACGCCGAGCGCCCTGGCGCTGGCCGCCACGGGTGCGGCAGTGGCCATCCTGCCCTCCGCCATCGGGCGCGGGATGCTGCCGGGTGGACTGGTGGAGGTGCCGCTACAGGCCCCGGTTCTGCATCGACAGCTGAGCCTCGTGCGCCGCCGCGGCGAAGCCCTGACGCCAGCTGCGGCGGCCCTCTACGATATGTTGCTGAAGACAACCTTGGCGGCCGGGATGTAG
- a CDS encoding SRPBCC family protein, whose protein sequence is MQRQTTRDALSLARPARNLGNSERLVSGAAGAATLLWAMRRGGVSGGLLAVLGTTLIARAASGYCPVVAAASATPTERRIARKQGWRSAAATVRSVTIARPPADVYRFFREVGNLPRFLQHVEQVTAIDEKRSHWLVRAPAGRTVEWDTIITEDHPNERIAWRSAPGANLQSVGWIKFRPAPGDRGTEVHASIAYEPPAGQLGRIAAKLWNDAPGGQAQGDLRRLKQVLETGEVPTPAMRRPDTTAAMPAA, encoded by the coding sequence ATGCAACGACAAACCACGCGCGACGCCTTATCTCTTGCGCGACCAGCACGGAACCTGGGCAACAGTGAACGCTTGGTCTCCGGCGCTGCGGGCGCCGCGACGCTGCTGTGGGCGATGCGTCGAGGTGGCGTATCAGGCGGCCTCTTGGCGGTGCTGGGTACCACGCTGATCGCTCGTGCCGCCAGCGGCTACTGCCCCGTCGTGGCAGCCGCCAGCGCCACGCCTACCGAGCGTCGCATCGCACGGAAGCAAGGTTGGCGTTCCGCCGCCGCGACGGTGCGCAGCGTCACGATCGCCCGCCCACCGGCCGATGTATACCGGTTCTTCCGTGAGGTGGGGAACTTACCGCGCTTCCTGCAGCATGTGGAGCAGGTGACGGCGATCGACGAAAAGCGCTCGCACTGGCTGGTGCGCGCGCCGGCCGGCCGCACCGTCGAGTGGGATACGATCATCACCGAGGACCATCCAAACGAACGCATCGCCTGGCGCTCCGCTCCGGGGGCCAACTTGCAGAGCGTCGGTTGGATCAAATTCCGACCGGCACCTGGAGACCGTGGGACCGAGGTTCATGCCTCGATCGCCTACGAACCGCCTGCCGGTCAACTGGGCCGCATTGCTGCAAAGCTTTGGAATGATGCGCCAGGGGGGCAAGCCCAGGGCGACCTGCGCCGGCTGAAGCAGGTGCTGGAGACCGGCGAGGTGCCGACGCCCGCAATGCGGCGGCCCGATACCACTGCCGCCATGCCCGCCGCCTGA
- a CDS encoding zinc-dependent alcohol dehydrogenase translates to MRAMIWNGVNDLRVETMPDPEIVQPHDALVRVTMSSVCGSDLHLLGGYIPAMKPGDIIGHEFMGEVVDTGREVTRVRKGDRVIVISILGCGQCEHCRRTDFSCCDNTNPKPLMAEAVWGHSPAGIIGYSHALGGWAGSHADFIRVPFADVNVFKVPEDIPDEKALFVSDACPTGFMGADLAGIQPGDIVAVWGCGGVGQMAMQSARILGAERVFAIDRLPERLRMAAERCGADPLNYEEVDIQEALTELTGGRGPDRCIDCVGMEAHGTGVGYLYDLVKQQALLTERIVALREAILCCRKGGTVAVMGVYGALVDKFPMGAVVNKALTIRSGQQHGQRYVERLFGHIARGEMDPSHLLTHPLPLEQGPHGYDLFKNKKEGCVRAVFRP, encoded by the coding sequence ATGCGCGCCATGATTTGGAACGGAGTGAACGACCTACGCGTCGAAACCATGCCCGACCCTGAGATTGTTCAGCCGCATGATGCGTTGGTGCGGGTGACCATGTCCTCGGTCTGCGGCTCGGACCTCCATCTGCTGGGCGGCTACATCCCAGCCATGAAACCCGGCGACATCATTGGGCATGAGTTCATGGGCGAGGTCGTCGACACCGGCCGTGAAGTCACCAGGGTTCGCAAGGGCGACCGGGTGATCGTGATCTCCATTCTCGGCTGCGGACAATGTGAACATTGCCGCCGAACTGACTTCTCCTGCTGCGACAATACCAACCCGAAGCCCCTGATGGCCGAGGCGGTCTGGGGCCATAGCCCGGCCGGGATCATTGGCTATAGCCATGCGCTCGGCGGTTGGGCCGGCAGCCACGCCGACTTCATCAGGGTGCCGTTCGCCGATGTGAATGTCTTCAAGGTGCCGGAGGACATTCCGGATGAGAAGGCTTTGTTCGTTTCTGACGCCTGCCCGACCGGCTTCATGGGCGCTGACCTCGCCGGTATTCAACCCGGCGACATCGTGGCGGTCTGGGGCTGCGGCGGTGTTGGTCAGATGGCAATGCAGAGCGCGCGCATCCTGGGTGCCGAAAGGGTGTTTGCGATCGATCGCCTGCCCGAGCGCCTGCGTATGGCAGCCGAGCGGTGCGGTGCCGATCCGTTGAATTATGAGGAAGTCGACATTCAAGAGGCGTTGACGGAATTGACCGGCGGCCGCGGACCTGACCGCTGCATCGATTGTGTCGGCATGGAAGCGCATGGCACCGGTGTCGGCTACCTCTACGACTTGGTGAAGCAACAGGCCCTGTTGACGGAGCGGATCGTGGCATTGCGGGAAGCGATCCTGTGTTGCCGAAAGGGTGGCACCGTTGCGGTCATGGGAGTCTATGGGGCTCTCGTGGATAAGTTTCCGATGGGCGCCGTTGTCAACAAGGCGCTCACCATTCGGTCGGGCCAACAACACGGCCAGCGCTATGTCGAGCGGCTGTTCGGGCATATCGCGCGTGGTGAAATGGATCCCTCCCACCTGCTGACGCATCCGCTTCCCCTCGAGCAGGGACCACATGGCTACGACCTGTTCAAGAACAAGAAGGAGGGATGTGTCCGGGCCGTGTTCAGGCCCTGA
- a CDS encoding CaiB/BaiF CoA transferase family protein: protein MDSLPPSPLHRKNFDPTARGPLHGVRVLDLARLVAGNTLSMVLADHGAEVVKVEPPEGDTLRAWKVQGVETSWKSWCRNKKSICLDLRNPEGQAVVRALVKDAALLTESFRPGVLEQMGLAPEVLHAINPALIIVRISGWGQDGPFRHKPGFGTLVEGYSGFAAVNGFADREPVLPPMFMGDCYAGIYGAASATIALRHAELTGRGQVLDLSLIDPMLAVMDPQAANYRLTGRTKQRTGSRSTNTAPRNAYRCQDGGWVCLSSSTQGMTEKLLRSIGRADLIDDPRFRTNPDRLRNWQELDGIVAGFIAARDKAEVLAHFDKAGVTIGPIMDAADLLQDPYVAEREALIEVPDADMPGGFIPMHGMVPRLSATPGVLARPAPKLGEHNDEILSPLLGEAALSQLRAAGVVRD, encoded by the coding sequence ATGGACTCGCTGCCGCCGTCCCCCCTCCACCGCAAGAACTTCGACCCCACGGCGCGGGGGCCCCTGCATGGGGTGCGGGTGCTGGACCTCGCGCGGCTGGTGGCCGGCAACACGCTGAGCATGGTGCTGGCCGACCACGGCGCCGAGGTGGTGAAGGTGGAACCGCCGGAGGGCGATACCCTGCGCGCCTGGAAGGTGCAGGGCGTCGAGACGTCCTGGAAGAGCTGGTGCCGCAACAAGAAGAGCATCTGCCTGGACCTGCGCAACCCGGAAGGCCAGGCGGTGGTGCGCGCCCTGGTGAAGGATGCCGCCCTGCTGACGGAAAGCTTCCGCCCCGGTGTGCTGGAGCAGATGGGGCTGGCGCCGGAGGTGCTGCACGCCATCAACCCCGCGCTCATCATCGTGCGTATCAGTGGCTGGGGGCAGGACGGGCCGTTCCGCCACAAGCCCGGCTTCGGCACGCTGGTCGAAGGCTATTCCGGCTTCGCAGCGGTCAACGGCTTCGCCGACCGCGAGCCGGTGCTGCCGCCGATGTTCATGGGTGATTGCTACGCCGGTATCTACGGCGCGGCCTCCGCCACCATCGCGCTACGGCATGCCGAACTGACCGGCCGGGGCCAGGTGCTAGATTTGTCGCTGATCGATCCGATGCTGGCGGTGATGGACCCGCAGGCGGCCAATTACCGGCTCACCGGCCGCACCAAGCAGCGCACCGGCAGCCGCAGCACCAACACCGCGCCGCGCAACGCCTATCGCTGCCAGGACGGCGGCTGGGTCTGCCTGTCTTCCTCCACCCAGGGCATGACGGAAAAGCTGTTGCGCTCCATCGGCCGCGCAGATCTGATTGACGACCCGCGCTTTCGCACCAACCCCGACCGGCTGCGCAACTGGCAGGAGCTGGACGGCATCGTGGCCGGCTTCATCGCCGCGCGGGACAAGGCGGAGGTGCTTGCGCATTTCGACAAGGCGGGTGTCACCATCGGCCCCATCATGGACGCCGCCGACCTGTTGCAGGACCCCTACGTCGCCGAACGCGAGGCGCTGATCGAGGTGCCGGACGCGGACATGCCCGGCGGCTTCATCCCCATGCACGGCATGGTGCCGCGGTTGTCCGCCACGCCCGGCGTCCTGGCCCGCCCTGCGCCGAAGCTCGGCGAGCACAACGATGAGATCCTATCCCCGCTACTGGGAGAAGCGGCCTTGTCGCAATTGCGTGCCGCCGGCGTCGTCCGCGACTGA
- a CDS encoding FmdB family zinc ribbon protein, whose product MPTYEYHCRECGSFAAMRPMADFRAPCTCPICGGSATRAFLSAPSLVGAVAAQGAPVGSNGLGAKASHPAGCGCCVRRWPLPSALSSKTDRIFSSSGPVGRSGR is encoded by the coding sequence ATGCCGACATACGAGTATCATTGCCGTGAGTGTGGGAGCTTTGCAGCGATGCGCCCAATGGCGGATTTTCGCGCTCCCTGCACCTGCCCCATATGCGGCGGGAGTGCTACGCGAGCATTCCTCAGCGCCCCCAGCCTCGTCGGCGCGGTCGCCGCCCAGGGCGCTCCTGTCGGTTCAAACGGGCTTGGCGCGAAAGCGAGCCATCCTGCTGGCTGCGGCTGTTGCGTCCGTCGCTGGCCCTTGCCGAGCGCATTGTCATCGAAGACGGACCGCATCTTCTCGTCGAGCGGACCAGTAGGGCGGAGTGGACGGTAA
- a CDS encoding type 1 glutamine amidotransferase domain-containing protein, with protein MAAASLGRMNVAILVTDGFEQVEMSEPRKALNEAGAKTSIVSPKEGRVRVWNFTDWGEEFPVDMTLSEAHPGEFDALLLPGGVINPDTLRINEGAVHFVQAFLDSGKPVATICHGPWTLIETGRLRGRRLTSWPSLQTDLENAGAEWVDQEAVVDGNLVSSRKPDDIPAFNKEMISLFVREGARRTKDGRS; from the coding sequence ATGGCTGCTGCGAGCCTTGGCCGAATGAATGTCGCAATCCTTGTCACAGACGGCTTCGAGCAGGTCGAGATGTCCGAGCCGCGCAAGGCGCTGAATGAGGCAGGGGCGAAGACCAGCATCGTCTCGCCCAAGGAGGGGCGTGTCCGTGTATGGAACTTCACGGATTGGGGGGAAGAGTTTCCTGTCGATATGACTTTGTCTGAGGCACACCCCGGGGAGTTTGACGCCCTCCTGTTACCCGGCGGCGTTATCAATCCCGACACGTTGCGGATCAACGAAGGTGCTGTCCATTTCGTCCAGGCCTTTCTGGACAGCGGCAAGCCAGTGGCCACGATTTGCCACGGGCCCTGGACCTTGATCGAGACGGGCAGGTTGCGAGGGCGGCGGCTTACCTCCTGGCCCTCACTCCAGACGGACCTTGAGAACGCCGGCGCGGAATGGGTCGACCAGGAAGCGGTGGTGGACGGCAACCTTGTCTCCAGTCGTAAGCCCGATGACATCCCAGCCTTCAACAAGGAAATGATAAGCCTGTTTGTCCGCGAGGGGGCCCGACGTACCAAAGATGGCAGATCCTGA
- a CDS encoding glutathione-independent formaldehyde dehydrogenase, whose translation MRAVVYNGPRDVAVQDVPDAKIEKPTDVLVRITSTNICGSDLHMYEGRTDFPSGGVFGHENLGQVVEVGAAVDRVKVGNWVAIPFNIGCGFCKNCERGLSAFCLTTADRSVVPNMAGAAYGFADMGPYRGGQADLLRVPYGDYNCLKLPPDAEERQNDYVMLADIFPTGWHATELAGVCPGESVVIYGAGPVGLMAAHSAMIKGACLVMVVDRHPDRLKLAASIGAVPIDDSKGSPVDQVLAMTNGIGADRGCECVGYQAHDPDGYEHPNMTMNNLVRSVKFTGGIGVVGVYVPQDPAPQDELYKQGEIVFDYGLFWFKGQSMGTGQCNVKAYNRQLRDLISVGRAKPSFIVSHELPLGEAPKAYKHFDARDDGWTKVILKPAS comes from the coding sequence ATGAGGGCAGTCGTATATAACGGTCCCCGCGACGTCGCGGTGCAGGATGTTCCGGATGCGAAGATCGAGAAGCCGACGGACGTGCTGGTACGGATCACGAGCACCAACATCTGCGGCTCGGATCTGCACATGTACGAGGGTCGGACCGATTTTCCGAGCGGCGGGGTATTCGGGCACGAGAACCTTGGCCAGGTGGTCGAGGTCGGGGCCGCCGTCGACCGGGTCAAGGTCGGCAACTGGGTCGCCATTCCGTTCAACATCGGATGTGGCTTCTGTAAAAACTGCGAGCGTGGCCTGAGCGCCTTTTGCCTCACCACGGCGGATCGCAGCGTTGTGCCGAACATGGCCGGAGCTGCATACGGCTTCGCTGACATGGGACCTTACCGGGGTGGCCAGGCCGACCTGCTACGCGTTCCATATGGCGATTACAACTGCCTCAAGCTGCCACCCGACGCGGAGGAGCGGCAGAATGATTACGTGATGCTCGCTGATATTTTCCCGACGGGGTGGCATGCCACCGAGCTCGCCGGCGTCTGCCCGGGCGAATCGGTCGTCATCTACGGCGCCGGGCCGGTGGGCCTCATGGCAGCCCACTCGGCGATGATCAAGGGTGCCTGCTTGGTCATGGTCGTTGATCGCCACCCAGACCGGCTGAAGCTGGCGGCCTCGATTGGTGCCGTGCCCATTGATGATTCGAAGGGTTCGCCGGTCGATCAGGTCCTGGCGATGACCAATGGTATTGGCGCCGACCGCGGCTGCGAATGTGTGGGCTACCAAGCCCACGATCCGGACGGTTACGAACATCCCAACATGACCATGAACAATCTGGTGCGGTCGGTGAAGTTCACCGGGGGTATCGGGGTCGTCGGTGTCTACGTGCCGCAGGACCCCGCACCTCAGGATGAGCTTTACAAGCAAGGTGAGATTGTTTTCGACTACGGTCTTTTCTGGTTCAAGGGCCAGAGCATGGGCACCGGCCAATGCAATGTGAAGGCCTATAACCGCCAGCTCCGAGACCTCATTTCCGTCGGCCGCGCGAAACCATCGTTCATCGTTTCGCATGAGCTACCGCTTGGCGAAGCGCCGAAGGCCTACAAGCATTTCGATGCTCGGGACGACGGCTGGACCAAGGTTATCCTGAAGCCTGCGTCGTGA